The following coding sequences lie in one Miscanthus floridulus cultivar M001 chromosome 9, ASM1932011v1, whole genome shotgun sequence genomic window:
- the LOC136480756 gene encoding ABC transporter G family member 1-like encodes MEARRCGWASGRRRWGHAGGGAPPCVGGGASVGWGGWGRFGGAGWAKAVGVFRTERLSGHYGMSEFVISNTLSATPYLSVIPVLPGAMLYYLTGLTKGVDHFTYFVMVVCICCLLVESMMMVIATIVPDFLMEIIIGAGVQGVMMLNGGFFRLPNELPKAIWKYPCYYMSFHKYAVQGLYKNEFMGLSFPSDQLIESNVTISGIQVLKVKLQVELGYSKWVNLAILCGLMVTYRMIFFTIVKVAEEIRQKMGGKRGCVR; translated from the exons ATGGAGGCGCGCCGGTGTGGGTGGGCCAGCGGGCGAAGGCGGTGGGGGCACGCCGGCGGGGGCGCGCCGCCGTGCGTGGGCGGCGGCGCGTCGGTGGGGTGGGGCGGGTGGGGGCGCTTCGGCGGGGCAGGGTGGGCGAAGGCTGTGGGG GTCTTCAGAACGGAGAGGTTGAGTGGCCACTACGGCATGTCAGAATTTGTGATCTCAAACACCCTCTCAGCTACTCCATACCTGTCTGTCATTCCTGTATTACCCGGCGCAATGCTATACTATCTCACCGGACTAACTAAAGGCGTGGATCACTTCACCTATTTCGTCATGGTTGTTTGCATATGTTGCCTTCTAGTTGAAAGCATGATGATGGTTATTGCTACGATTGTTCCGGACTTCCTTATGGAAATCATCATTGGAGCTGGAGTGCAGGGGGTGATGATGCTAAATGGGGGCTTCTTTCGCCTTCCTAATGAGCTCCCAAAGGCCATATGGAAGTACCCCTGCTACTACATGTCCTTCCACAAGTATGCAGTGCAAGGACTCTACAAGAACGAGTTCATGGGTTTGTCTTTCCCAAGTGATCAGCTGATTGAGTCTAATGTCACCATCAGTGGCATTCAGGTCCTCAAGGTTAAATTGCAGGTGGAGTTGGGGTACTCGAAATGGGTAAACCTTGCGATCCTTTGTGGACTGATGGTGACATACAGGATGATATTCTTCACTATCGTCAAGGTTGCTGAGGAAATTCGACAAAAAATGGGAGGCAAACGAGGATGTGTAAGATAG